Proteins encoded in a region of the Enoplosus armatus isolate fEnoArm2 chromosome 16, fEnoArm2.hap1, whole genome shotgun sequence genome:
- the LOC139299290 gene encoding vesicle-associated membrane protein 2-like: MQLRGASGAKGGFKCPSELSTPDAAGGPGASEGEGGPPAAAPNLTSNRRLQQTQAQVDEVVDIMRVNVDKVLERDQKLSELDDRADALQAGASQFESSAAKLKNKYWWKNCKMMIMMAVIGIICVGVIFCK, from the exons ATGCAGCTGCGCGGAGCCTCCGGGGCCAAAGGTGGCTTCAAGTGTCCCTCAGAACT GTCGACTCCAGATGCAGCAGGTGGTCCCGGGGCCTCGGAGGGTGAGGGGGGCCCTCCGGCTGCGGCCCCAAACCTCACCAGCAACAGACGACTGCAGCAGACACAAGCACAGGTGGACGAG GTGGTGGACATCATGCGCGTGAACGTGGACAAGGTCCTGGAGAGAGACCAGAAGCTGTCGGAGCTGGACGACCGGGCCGACGCCCTGCAGGCCGGAGCCTCGCAGTTCGAGAGCAGCGCCGCCAAACTCAAGAACAAATACTGGTGGAAAAACTGCAAG atgatgatcatgatgGCAGTTATAGGAATTATATGTGTTGGAGTCATCTTCTGTAAGTAA